A window of the Pseudomonas furukawaii genome harbors these coding sequences:
- the hutC gene encoding histidine utilization repressor: MGDAPAPLYARVKQMISQQIQSGAWPPHYRVPSESELVSELGFSRMTINRALRELTAEGLLVRMQGVGTFVAEPKGQSALFEVHNIAEEIAARGHRHHCVVVSLQEEVAGPERALALDMREGQRVFHSRIVHFENDVPVQIEDRYVNPAVAPDYLKQDFTVQTPYAYLSQVAPLTEGEHVVEAILADADECTLLQIERGEPCLLIRRRTWSGRNTVTSARLLYPGSRYRLEGRFGS, encoded by the coding sequence ATGGGTGACGCTCCCGCGCCGCTCTATGCCCGGGTGAAGCAGATGATCAGCCAGCAGATCCAGAGCGGAGCCTGGCCGCCCCATTACCGTGTGCCATCGGAGAGCGAACTGGTCAGCGAGCTGGGTTTCAGCCGCATGACCATCAACCGCGCCTTGCGCGAGCTCACCGCCGAGGGCCTGCTGGTACGCATGCAGGGCGTGGGGACCTTCGTCGCCGAACCCAAGGGCCAGTCCGCGCTGTTCGAGGTGCACAACATCGCCGAGGAGATCGCCGCCCGTGGCCATCGCCATCACTGCGTCGTGGTCAGCCTGCAGGAAGAGGTGGCCGGCCCGGAGCGGGCCCTCGCCCTGGACATGCGCGAAGGCCAGCGCGTCTTCCATTCCCGCATCGTGCATTTCGAGAACGATGTGCCGGTGCAGATCGAGGACCGCTACGTGAATCCGGCGGTGGCCCCCGATTACCTGAAGCAGGATTTCACCGTCCAGACGCCCTACGCCTACCTCTCCCAGGTGGCGCCGCTGACCGAGGGCGAGCACGTGGTCGAAGCCATCCTGGCCGATGCCGATGAATGCACCCTGCTGCAGATCGAGCGCGGCGAGCCCTGCCTGCTGATTCGCCGCCGCACCTGGTCCGGGCGCAATACCGTCACCAGCGCGCGCCTTCTCTACCCCGGTTCCCGCTATCGCCTCGAAGGACGTTTCGGTTCATGA
- a CDS encoding formimidoylglutamate deiminase, with protein sequence MSAFFAERALLPQGWARNVRFEIAPNGLIERVRPDASAEGAERLRGPALAGMPNLHSHAFQRAMAGLAEVAGNPNDSFWTWRDLMYRLVGRLTPEQMEVIARQLYVEMLKAGYTSVAEFHYVHQDRDGRPYADPAELALRISAAARDTGIGLTLLPVLYSHSGFGGQAPNEGQRRFIHSTDSYLALQERLENEIARQPSQRLGLCFHSLRAVTPQQMAEVLAAERDARPIHIHIAEQRKEVDDCLAWSGRRPLQWLYENAPVDPRWCLVHATHAEPDEVAAMAASGAVAGLCLTTEANLGDGIFPAVDYLARGGRLGIGSDSHVSVSVVEELRWLEYGQRLRDQRRNRLYRADQPQVGRTLFDAALAGGAQALGQDIGALAEGKRADWIVLDGLDPYLATAEGDALLNRWLFAGGDRQVRDVMVAGRWVVRDGRHAAEEETARAFTGVLRDLLG encoded by the coding sequence ATGTCCGCTTTCTTCGCTGAACGCGCCCTGCTTCCTCAAGGCTGGGCGCGCAACGTCCGCTTCGAAATCGCCCCCAACGGCCTGATCGAAAGGGTCCGCCCCGATGCCTCGGCGGAAGGCGCCGAACGCCTGCGCGGCCCGGCGCTGGCGGGGATGCCGAACCTCCATTCCCATGCGTTCCAGCGCGCCATGGCGGGCCTGGCGGAAGTGGCGGGCAACCCCAACGACAGCTTCTGGACCTGGCGCGACCTGATGTATCGCCTGGTGGGCCGGCTCACCCCGGAGCAGATGGAGGTCATCGCCCGCCAGCTCTACGTGGAGATGCTCAAGGCCGGCTACACCAGCGTCGCCGAGTTCCATTACGTGCATCAGGACCGGGACGGGCGTCCCTACGCGGACCCGGCGGAACTCGCCCTGCGCATCAGCGCCGCGGCGCGCGACACCGGCATCGGCCTTACCCTGCTGCCGGTGCTCTACAGCCACTCCGGCTTCGGCGGCCAGGCGCCCAACGAGGGCCAGCGCCGCTTCATCCACTCCACCGACAGCTACCTGGCCCTGCAGGAGCGCCTGGAGAACGAGATCGCCCGGCAGCCTAGCCAGCGACTGGGCCTCTGCTTCCACTCCCTGCGCGCCGTGACGCCGCAGCAAATGGCGGAGGTGCTGGCGGCGGAGCGCGACGCCCGGCCCATCCATATTCACATCGCCGAGCAACGCAAGGAAGTGGACGACTGCCTCGCCTGGAGCGGCCGCCGCCCGTTGCAATGGCTCTACGAGAACGCACCGGTGGACCCGCGCTGGTGCCTGGTGCACGCCACCCATGCCGAACCCGATGAAGTGGCCGCCATGGCGGCGAGCGGGGCCGTGGCCGGCCTCTGCCTGACCACCGAGGCCAACCTGGGGGACGGCATCTTCCCGGCGGTGGACTACCTCGCCCGGGGCGGTCGCCTGGGCATCGGCTCGGACAGTCACGTATCGGTCAGCGTAGTGGAGGAGCTGCGCTGGCTGGAGTACGGCCAGCGCCTGCGCGACCAGCGCCGCAACCGCCTCTACCGGGCGGACCAGCCCCAGGTGGGCCGCACCCTGTTCGACGCCGCGCTGGCCGGCGGTGCCCAGGCCCTCGGCCAGGACATCGGCGCCCTGGCGGAGGGCAAGCGCGCCGACTGGATCGTGCTGGACGGCCTGGACCCTTACCTGGCCACCGCCGAAGGCGACGCCCTGCTCAACCGCTGGCTGTTCGCCGGCGGGGACCGCCAGGTGCGGGACGTGATGGTGGCGGGCCGCTGGGTGGTGCGGGACGGACGCCATGCCGCCGAAGAGGAAACGGCACGGGCCTTTACCGGGGTGCTGCGGGACCTGCTGGGCTGA
- a CDS encoding lipocalin family protein: MRALIGAFLLALLAGCAGQGREAAPPRTVGAVDLERYQGTWYELARLPMFFQRDCAQSEAHYSLQADGSVGVLNRCRTLEGEWKEARGNAVPQVAGRTDRLWVRFDNWITRLLPDRIKGDYWVLYLDDGYRTALVGNPNRKYLWLLSRTPVVSEKTRQRLLETAEAQGYDTDRLIWRVADSAIAAP; this comes from the coding sequence ATGCGCGCGCTGATCGGCGCGTTCCTGCTGGCGCTGCTGGCCGGCTGCGCCGGTCAGGGCCGAGAGGCGGCGCCGCCGCGTACGGTGGGGGCGGTCGACCTTGAGCGCTACCAGGGCACCTGGTACGAGCTGGCGCGCCTGCCCATGTTCTTCCAGCGCGACTGCGCCCAGTCCGAAGCCCACTACAGCCTGCAGGCCGACGGCAGCGTCGGGGTACTGAACCGTTGCCGCACCCTGGAAGGGGAGTGGAAGGAGGCGCGGGGCAATGCCGTGCCTCAGGTGGCCGGTCGGACCGACAGGCTCTGGGTCCGCTTCGACAACTGGATCACCCGGCTCCTGCCGGACAGGATCAAGGGCGACTACTGGGTCCTCTACCTGGACGACGGCTACCGCACCGCGCTCGTCGGCAACCCCAATCGCAAGTACCTCTGGTTGCTGTCGCGTACCCCGGTGGTGTCCGAAAAGACCCGCCAGCGCTTGCTGGAGACGGCGGAAGCGCAGGGGTATGACACCGACCGGCTGATCTGGCGGGTGGCGGACAGCGCCATCGCCGCGCCCTGA
- the bamE gene encoding outer membrane protein assembly factor BamE domain-containing protein, which yields MSLRTLALLSCCLVLAACNKLNQENYSKLKTGMTKAEVEQLLGAPTECAGAVGFTSCTWGDEKSFVSVQYGGDKVLMFSGKGLK from the coding sequence ATGTCCTTGCGAACCCTTGCTCTCTTGTCCTGCTGCCTGGTGCTGGCCGCCTGCAACAAGCTCAACCAGGAAAACTACTCCAAGCTCAAGACCGGCATGACCAAGGCCGAAGTGGAACAATTGCTCGGCGCGCCCACCGAGTGTGCCGGCGCCGTCGGTTTCACCAGTTGCACCTGGGGTGACGAGAAGAGCTTCGTCAGCGTGCAGTACGGCGGCGACAAGGTACTGATGTTCTCCGGCAAGGGGCTCAAGTGA
- a CDS encoding DUF924 family protein, which produces MQPWQPLLDWWFGPEAPATAVAAARHGLWFGKKASQDQDARERFGARVDEALDGGLAHWADDPDGWLALVLLLDQLPRMIFRDNPRAFAGDARAQALVADGLARGRERGLAPIRQVFLYLVLEHAEDLASQERAHYRFARLLAAAAEDERALFEGFLDFAERHRQVIARFGRFPHRNALLGRASSDEEIAFLQEPGSRF; this is translated from the coding sequence ATGCAGCCCTGGCAGCCGTTGCTGGACTGGTGGTTCGGCCCCGAGGCCCCCGCCACGGCCGTCGCGGCGGCTCGCCACGGGCTCTGGTTCGGCAAGAAGGCCAGCCAGGACCAGGACGCCCGCGAGCGCTTCGGCGCCCGGGTGGACGAGGCCCTGGACGGTGGCCTCGCGCACTGGGCCGATGACCCCGACGGCTGGTTGGCGCTGGTCCTGCTGCTGGATCAATTGCCACGCATGATCTTCCGTGACAACCCGCGCGCCTTCGCCGGCGACGCTCGCGCCCAGGCGCTGGTGGCCGACGGCCTGGCGCGTGGGCGGGAACGCGGCCTCGCGCCCATCCGCCAGGTGTTTCTCTACCTGGTGCTGGAGCACGCCGAGGACCTGGCCAGCCAGGAGCGGGCCCACTACCGTTTCGCCCGGTTGCTGGCCGCTGCCGCCGAGGATGAGCGCGCGCTGTTCGAGGGCTTCCTCGACTTCGCCGAACGCCACCGGCAGGTGATCGCTCGCTTCGGCCGTTTCCCCCATCGCAACGCGCTTCTCGGACGCGCTTCCAGCGACGAAGAAATCGCTTTCCTGCAGGAACCCGGCTCGCGCTTCTAG
- a CDS encoding class 1 fructose-bisphosphatase — translation MSRVTLSRYLIEQTRSHNTPADLRFLIEVVARACKEISHAVSKGALGGVLGSMGTENVQGEVQKKLDVMSNEILLEANEWGGHLAGMASEEMDNAYQIPGRYPKGAYLLVFDPLDGSSNIDVNVSVGTIFSVLRCPDQHLSQNDSLNEQAFLQPGARQVAAGYAIYGPQTMLMLTLGDGVKGFTLDRELGSFVLTHDNIRVPETTAEFAINMSNQRHWEAPVSRYVGEMLAGKDGPLGKNYNMRWIASMVADVHRILTRGGIFMYPWDAREPEKAGKLRLMYEANPMSFIIEQAGGAATNGRQRILDIQPESLHQRVPVFLGSKEEVARVTGYHQE, via the coding sequence ATGTCCCGCGTTACCCTCAGTCGCTACCTGATCGAGCAGACCAGAAGCCACAACACCCCTGCCGATCTGCGCTTCCTCATCGAAGTCGTTGCACGCGCCTGCAAGGAGATCAGCCACGCGGTGTCCAAGGGCGCCCTGGGTGGCGTGCTCGGCAGCATGGGCACCGAGAACGTGCAGGGCGAAGTGCAGAAGAAGCTGGACGTGATGTCCAACGAGATCCTGCTGGAGGCCAACGAGTGGGGCGGCCACCTGGCCGGCATGGCCTCCGAGGAAATGGACAACGCGTACCAGATCCCGGGCCGCTACCCGAAAGGCGCCTACCTGCTGGTCTTCGACCCGCTGGATGGCTCCTCCAACATCGACGTGAACGTCTCCGTGGGCACCATCTTCTCGGTACTGCGCTGCCCCGATCAGCACCTGTCCCAGAACGACAGCCTGAACGAGCAGGCCTTCCTCCAGCCGGGCGCCCGGCAGGTGGCCGCCGGCTACGCCATCTACGGTCCCCAGACCATGCTGATGCTGACCCTGGGCGACGGCGTGAAGGGCTTCACCCTGGACCGCGAGCTGGGCTCCTTCGTGCTCACCCACGACAACATCCGTGTGCCGGAGACCACCGCCGAGTTCGCCATCAACATGTCCAACCAGCGCCACTGGGAAGCCCCGGTGAGCCGCTACGTCGGTGAGATGCTGGCCGGCAAGGATGGCCCCCTGGGCAAGAACTACAACATGCGCTGGATCGCCTCCATGGTGGCCGACGTGCACCGCATCCTGACCCGCGGCGGCATCTTCATGTACCCCTGGGACGCTCGTGAGCCCGAGAAGGCCGGCAAGCTGCGCCTGATGTACGAAGCCAATCCCATGTCCTTCATCATCGAGCAGGCCGGTGGCGCCGCCACCAATGGTCGCCAGCGCATCCTCGACATCCAGCCCGAGTCGCTGCACCAGCGCGTGCCGGTCTTCCTCGGTTCCAAGGAAGAAGTGGCCCGCGTCACCGGCTACCACCAGGAGTAA
- a CDS encoding histidine kinase N-terminal 7TM domain-containing diguanylate cyclase encodes MNACLAGGWSFNGAVALTVLVGLGVILMARWVARQRHFPGRESFIVLHAGIFWWLAAAGLELAAQAPDCKVFWAGMAWPGIIGVPTFWAVFLWQYVNSIREPLRLRGFLLFSIGPVLASALALSNPWHQLFYGPGTLPVDDSPGAAIRYDHGPLFNAVAIYVYVFMFFCLAVVTRAALASRDLHRRHLLAFVLVTCVPWGANLGYVVFGWTLFGFDPTPFSFAFTLVAFTCLILGVRLFELLPVARHLLLEELPDPVLVVDPQRRVIDANPAALALAGGPGSWQGKALAAWPIYGERLDALLSAGGHEMLLIPGAAPRYFEVRSRDIERVTRGGTFVLGQMLYLRDITERHCGELKLAEALATSEERLRTITRLHEQLQEQALRDPLTGLYNRRHLGELFAREVARSQRERSPIALALIDLDHFKQLNDRHGHLAGDDVLRAVALHLTGNLRGSDAVFRIGGEEFLLLLPGATGEMAYARLQALCRELAEKALPTREGPLTVTLSAGLAVWPAQGQTLEELMQLADSALYEAKRNGRNRVCRLEASAAD; translated from the coding sequence ATGAACGCCTGCCTGGCCGGTGGCTGGAGCTTCAACGGCGCGGTCGCCCTGACCGTCCTGGTGGGGCTGGGGGTGATTCTCATGGCCCGCTGGGTGGCCCGGCAGCGGCATTTTCCCGGTCGCGAAAGCTTCATCGTCCTGCACGCGGGCATCTTCTGGTGGCTGGCCGCCGCAGGCCTCGAACTGGCCGCCCAGGCGCCCGACTGCAAGGTGTTCTGGGCGGGGATGGCCTGGCCCGGGATCATCGGCGTACCGACCTTCTGGGCGGTGTTCCTCTGGCAATACGTCAACAGCATCCGCGAACCGCTCCGTCTGCGGGGCTTCCTGCTCTTCAGCATCGGCCCAGTGCTGGCCTCGGCCCTGGCCTTGAGCAACCCCTGGCACCAGCTGTTCTACGGCCCCGGCACCCTGCCCGTCGACGACTCGCCCGGCGCGGCGATCCGCTACGACCACGGTCCGCTGTTCAATGCCGTAGCCATCTACGTCTATGTCTTCATGTTCTTCTGCCTGGCGGTCGTGACCCGCGCCGCCCTGGCCAGCCGTGACCTGCATCGCCGCCACCTCCTGGCCTTCGTGCTGGTCACCTGCGTGCCCTGGGGCGCCAACCTCGGCTACGTGGTCTTCGGCTGGACGCTGTTCGGCTTCGACCCCACGCCGTTCAGCTTCGCCTTCACCCTGGTGGCCTTCACCTGCCTGATCCTCGGCGTACGCCTGTTCGAACTGCTGCCGGTGGCGCGCCACCTGCTGCTGGAGGAGTTGCCGGACCCGGTGCTGGTGGTGGACCCCCAGCGACGGGTGATCGACGCCAACCCCGCCGCCCTCGCGCTGGCCGGCGGCCCCGGCAGTTGGCAGGGCAAGGCATTGGCCGCCTGGCCGATCTACGGTGAGCGGCTCGACGCCCTGCTGTCGGCGGGCGGGCATGAGATGTTGCTGATTCCCGGGGCGGCGCCGCGCTACTTCGAAGTGCGTAGCCGGGACATCGAGCGGGTCACCCGTGGCGGGACCTTCGTCCTCGGGCAGATGCTCTACCTGCGGGACATCACCGAGCGTCACTGCGGCGAACTCAAGCTGGCCGAGGCCCTGGCCACCAGCGAGGAGCGGCTGCGGACCATCACGCGGTTGCACGAACAGCTCCAGGAACAGGCCCTGCGCGATCCGCTCACCGGCCTCTACAACCGGCGCCACCTGGGTGAACTGTTCGCCCGAGAAGTCGCCCGCAGCCAGCGCGAGCGGTCGCCCATCGCCCTGGCGCTGATCGACCTGGACCATTTCAAGCAGCTCAACGACCGACACGGCCACCTGGCGGGCGACGATGTGCTGCGGGCGGTGGCCCTCCACCTCACCGGCAATCTGCGGGGCAGCGACGCGGTGTTCCGCATCGGTGGCGAGGAGTTCCTCCTGCTGCTGCCCGGCGCCACGGGTGAAATGGCCTATGCCAGGCTCCAGGCCCTGTGCCGGGAGCTGGCCGAAAAGGCGCTTCCCACCCGCGAAGGGCCGCTGACGGTGACCCTTTCCGCCGGCCTGGCGGTCTGGCCCGCCCAGGGCCAGACCCTGGAAGAGCTGATGCAGCTGGCCGACTCGGCCCTCTACGAGGCCAAGCGCAACGGACGCAACCGGGTGTGCCGGCTGGAGGCCTCGGCCGCCGACTGA
- a CDS encoding DUF3999 domain-containing protein yields MIRRLNPARSCLALLAGLAFVSPSTLAALQPDDFPTRVELRLDGEGPWYRLDLPMALHFSARHADLRDLRVFNAEGETLAYALTRSGADERRALQEHALRRFPLKGAAEGGAVPSVRVERSTTGTLVQVLPEEPAPMGEQVRGWLLDASGVKGVLESLNLDWKGGGEGFQRFRIEASDDLQHWQSWGEGQVARLAFADQRIDQRDVDLPGRSARYLRLLWESPSVAPELTAAVVRASRESQPTAMAWSAPLEPVSVEPDQYRWELPLGLPIERLRVAVERPGSLLPVRVEARREGAPQWQPLASGLLYRLPEEGREVAQESIDLPGWMPVKELRLSVDPRAGGFGRQVPRLEVGMHVTRLVFLARGTPPFTLALGNADARHEALPLTTLVPGFEPARLDAMGRAEVVDLPRQAGAGAAKHPEGGRVPWKRVGLWAVLLAGVALLGAMAWSLLRRPAEER; encoded by the coding sequence ATGATCAGACGGCTCAATCCGGCGCGCTCCTGCCTCGCCCTGCTGGCGGGTCTCGCATTCGTCAGTCCTTCGACCCTGGCGGCCTTGCAGCCGGACGATTTCCCCACCCGCGTGGAGCTGCGCCTCGACGGGGAGGGCCCCTGGTACCGGCTCGACCTGCCCATGGCGCTGCATTTTTCCGCACGCCATGCCGATCTGCGTGACCTGCGGGTATTCAATGCCGAAGGTGAAACCCTGGCCTATGCCTTGACGCGCAGCGGTGCCGACGAGCGCCGGGCCCTGCAGGAGCACGCCCTGCGACGCTTTCCGCTGAAGGGCGCGGCGGAAGGCGGCGCGGTGCCCAGCGTGCGGGTGGAGCGCAGCACCACGGGCACCCTGGTCCAGGTGCTTCCGGAGGAGCCGGCGCCCATGGGCGAGCAGGTCCGGGGCTGGCTGCTGGACGCCAGCGGCGTGAAGGGTGTCCTGGAGTCCCTGAACCTCGACTGGAAGGGGGGCGGGGAGGGCTTCCAGCGTTTCCGCATCGAGGCCAGCGACGACCTGCAGCACTGGCAGTCCTGGGGGGAGGGGCAGGTGGCTCGGCTGGCCTTTGCCGACCAGCGTATCGATCAACGCGATGTCGACCTGCCTGGGCGGAGCGCCCGCTACCTGCGCCTGCTCTGGGAGAGCCCGTCGGTGGCGCCGGAGCTGACGGCCGCGGTGGTGCGTGCCAGCCGTGAAAGCCAGCCGACCGCCATGGCCTGGTCGGCTCCGCTGGAGCCTGTGAGTGTGGAGCCTGACCAGTATCGCTGGGAATTGCCCCTGGGCTTGCCCATCGAGCGCCTGCGCGTCGCCGTGGAGCGTCCGGGGAGTCTGCTGCCGGTCCGGGTGGAGGCCCGTCGTGAAGGGGCGCCACAGTGGCAGCCGCTGGCGTCCGGCCTGCTCTACCGGCTCCCCGAAGAGGGGCGGGAGGTGGCGCAGGAGTCCATCGACCTGCCAGGCTGGATGCCGGTGAAGGAGCTGCGCCTCAGCGTCGACCCGCGCGCCGGTGGATTCGGCCGGCAGGTGCCCCGGCTGGAGGTGGGGATGCACGTGACCCGGCTGGTGTTCCTCGCTCGCGGCACGCCGCCCTTCACCCTGGCCCTGGGCAACGCCGACGCGCGGCACGAGGCGCTGCCCCTGACAACCCTGGTGCCCGGATTCGAACCTGCGCGCCTGGACGCCATGGGACGGGCCGAGGTCGTGGACCTTCCACGCCAGGCCGGTGCGGGGGCGGCGAAGCACCCGGAGGGCGGGCGGGTTCCCTGGAAGCGCGTGGGGCTCTGGGCCGTGCTGCTGGCCGGCGTCGCCCTGCTGGGGGCCATGGCCTGGAGCCTGCTGCGCCGACCGGCGGAGGAGCGTTGA